Proteins encoded in a region of the Puntigrus tetrazona isolate hp1 chromosome 12, ASM1883169v1, whole genome shotgun sequence genome:
- the hexdc gene encoding hexosaminidase D, with product MDQPLRNCKKFVHLDLKGAPPRIGYLIELIKLFADLGANGLLIEYEDMFPYEGELKVLQSTTQPPYSREEIVSIQDAANSRGLEIVPLVQTFGHLEFVLKHEVFRDLREVDYCLGTLNPHRDAGVRLVQEMLQQVMKLHPKSTTLHIGADEVYMLGHGDESKHWLDVPGRSVHQLFLSHVIKVAKGVQESSPNLNLIMWDDMLRSMTPETIKESGLVGLVQPMLWDYSPTLDVENTVMLMERYKSAGMKNQWAASSFKGSTTVHTCVTSTQRHLDNHLQWLKVAPSLSAGIELQGIALTGWQRYDHLSVLCELMPVGLPSLASCLQTLLHGGFTKEAQKKVVETLGTVDVEDTERLSSRTSSSFAGAKLAELIVKLASLLESAELRHFQNNMFVRGWFTPYHRQKKTVNPLIAQQIETQVKIILDAVESQVHEVRGEMRLLYTDSTVQEWVDQHVTPVLEPLHSLLRDIETVLNEMGLCTKSIF from the exons ATGGACCAGCCATTGCGCAATTGCAAAAAGTTCGTGCATTTGGACTTAAAAGGGGCGCCTCCTAGAATTGGCTATTTAATTGAG CTGATCAAGTTATTTGCTGATCTCGGTGCCAATGGCTTGCTCATCGAATATGAGGACATGTTTCCTTATGAAGGAGAGCTGAAAGTTCTTCAATCTACAACTCAGCCTCCTTACAG CCGTGAGGAGATTGTGTCTATCCAGGATGCTGCGAACAGTAGAGGGCTGGAGATCGTTCCCCTGGTTCAGACATTTGGACACTTGGAA TTTGTCCTGAAGCACGAGGTGTTTAGAGATCTGCGGGAGGTGGACTACTGTCTGGGCACCCTGAACCCACACCGTGATGCAGGAGTTAGACTGGTGCAAGAGATGCTCCAACAAGTCATGAAGCTCCACCCTAAAAGTACCACCCTGCACATCGGGGCCGATGAG gtgtACATGCTCGGTCACGGAGATGAGTCCAAACATTGGTTGGATGTTCCAGGACGGAGTGTTCACCAGCTGTTCCTCAGTCATGTCATTAAGGTGGCAAAGGGCGTTCAGGAGAGCTCTCCCAACCTTAACTTGATCATGTGGGATGATATGCTAAGGTCCATGACTCCTGAGACCATTAAAG agAGTGGTCTCGTTGGATTAGTGCAACCGATGTTGTGGGATTACAGCCCTACTCTAGACGTGGAGAACACTG TCATGCTAATGGAGCGATATAAGTCTGCCGGCATGAAAAATCAGTGGGCCGCCAGCTCTTTTAAAGGCTCGACCACTGTGCACACCTGTGTGACCAGCACTCAGAGACATCTGGACAACCATTTACAGTGGCTCAAAGTGGCACCCAGTCTGTCTGCTGGCATTGAGCTACAGGGAATCGCTCTAACTGGATGGCAAAG ATATGACCACTTGTCTGTTTTGTGTGAGCTGATGCCTGTGGGTTTGCCCTCTCTTGCATCCTGCTTGCAAACTCTTCTGCATG GTGGCTTTACTAAAGAGGCTCAAAAGAAGGTGGTTGAGACACTTGGTACCGTGGATGTAGAAGACACAGAGAG ATTGTCTTCTAGGACGTCTTCCTCATTTGCTGGGGCAAAACTAGCTGAACTCATAGTGAAGCTGGCGTCTTTGCTGGAGTCTGCAGAACTGAGACATTTTCAGAATAATAT GTTCGTGAGGGGCTGGTTCACACCTTATCACAGGCAAAAAAAGACAGTTAACCCACTTATTGCCCAACAGATTGAAACACAAGTGAAAAT TATTCTTGATGCTGTGGAGAGCCAGGTGCATGAAGTGAGAGGAGAGATGCGTCTGCTGTACACAGACTCTACCGTTCAAGAATGGGTGGACCAACATGTCACTCCAGTGCTGGAGCCTCTGCACAGCCTACTAAGAGACATTGAAAccgttttaaatgaaatgggaCTTTGTACCAAATCCATATTTTAA
- the kctd2 gene encoding BTB/POZ domain-containing protein KCTD2 — MAELHVEPNATGIIEQTEHCEIRGSVNVRLPSPTLVIPPRSGLSSPGVSGSRAVFGFPMKSNPTSPSPEATEKPGSRWVRLNVGGTYFVTTKQTLCRDPKSFLYRLCQEDPDLDSDKDETGAYLIDRDPTYFGPILNYLRHGKLIINKNLAEEGVLEEAEFYNIASLVRLVKERIRDNENRTSQGPVKHVYRVLQCQEEELTQMVSTMSDGWKFEQLISIGSSYNYGNEDQAEFLCVVSRELNNSTNGIVIEPTEKAKILQERGSRM, encoded by the exons ATGGCAGAGTTGCACGTTGAGCCCAACGCGACTGGCATCATCGAGCAGACCGAGCATTGTGAGATCAGGGGCTCAGTGAACGTGAGGCTCCCTTCGCCGACGCTGGTGATTCCGCCCCGGAGCGGCTTGTCCAGTCCGGGGGTCTCCGGCTCCAGAGCGGTGTTTGGGTTCCCCATGAAGAGCAACCCTACTTCCCCGTCACCAGAAGCCACAGAGAAACCAGGATCTCGGTGGGTTCGGCTCAATGTCGGGGGGACCTACTTCGTAACGACCAAACAGACCCTGTGCAGGGATCCTAAATCGTTTCTGTATCGATTATGTCAGGAAGATCCAGATCTGGATTCGGATAAG GATGAGACGGGGGCGTATTTGATTGACAGGGATCCCACATACTTCGGACCCATCTTAAACTACTTGAGGCACGGGAAGTTGATCATCAACAAGAACCTCGCCGAGGAGG GTGTTCTGGAGGAAGCAGAGTTTTACAACATCGCGTCACTTGTGAGGCTGGTGAAGGAGAGAATACGAGACAATGAAAACAGAACGTCTCAG gGCCCTGTGAAGCATGTGTATCGTGTATTACAATGTCAAGAAGAAGAGCTCACTCAGATGGTGTCCACTATGTCAGACGGATGGAAGTTTGAACAG CTCATAAGTATCGGCTCCTCCTATAACTATGGCAACGAGGACCAGGCCGAATTCCTGTGCGTCGTTTCCCGGGAGCTCAACAACTCCACTAACGGAATTGTTATCGAGCCCACCGAGAAGGCTAAG ATCCTTCAGGAGAGGGGGTCCAGGATGTGA
- the slc16a5a gene encoding monocarboxylate transporter 6, translating into MAPQQPSSMEQQSGELCEPESEEGPKQGPGPPSDQVHPVAHDAPDGGWGWVVLVATILVLALTLAFPSCIGIFYLDLQEEFQASNSETSWVPSIMTSVLHAGGPLCSVLVERFGCRATVMFGGVLSGFGMAVSSFSHSIADLYITTGVITGLGFCFSFQPAVTILGHYFVRRRPFANAMSSTGTALGLSTLPFLGDYLQSTLGWRGSFLVLGAVLLNCCVCGAVMRPVRPRKPRKSKVEAISNGPIPEGAKGCMLGIFQRLASSLRKHMAFDLFCSNPRFRVFSLGITWMMLGFVVPLIYLVPYATAHKMDPSRAALLLSILGFVNIFVRPPVGLLFSLSWFKGRHIYVFSAALLLNGLSNSICCISASFSVLLMYVLTYGLSMSVVGSLMFTVLMDTVEMSRFPSAPGLLSIMESVTLLIGPPLAGILVDRTDQYTYVFVACSITVALSAVFLMVSFYWLDSRDAAQKNGTPASGSPAKPAVSLTKDCQYSSVPTDGDKTNNPSSEAEKITDA; encoded by the exons ATGGCACCTCAGCAACCTTCTAGCATGGAGCAGCAGTCGGGGGAGCTATGTGAGCCTGAATCTGAGGAGGGACCAAAACAAGGACCAGGACCCCCTTCTGACCAAGTTCATCCAGTTGCCCACGATGCTCCAGATGGAGGCTGGGGGTGGGTGGTCCTGGTGGCTACCATCCTTGTCTTAGCCCTGACTCTGGCCTTCCCCTCCTGCATTGGCATCTTCTACTTAGATCTCCAGGAAGAATTTCAAGCCAGTAACAGTGAGACGTCTTGGGTGCCATCGATAATGACGTCAGTTTTGCATGCCGGAG GTCCTCTGTGTAGTGTGCTGGTGGAACGCTTTGGTTGCCGGGCAACAGTGATGTTCGGTGGAGTTCTGAGTGGTTTTGGGATGGCGGTCAGCTCTTTCTCGCATTCAATCGCTGACTTATACATTACCACCGGGGTCATCACAG GTCTgggtttctgtttcagtttccAGCCCGCGGTCACTATACTTGGCCACTACTTTGTGCGCCGTCGTCCTTTTGCTAACGCGATGTCCTCCACCGGTACTGCTCTGGGTCTGTCTACATTGCCTTTTTTAGGTGACTATCTGCAGAGTACGCTGGGCTGGAGAGGAAGTTTTCTGGTCCTCGGTGCTGTGCTGCTCAACTGCTGTGTTTGCGGAGCTGTAATGAGACCCGTCAGGCCTCGCAAGCCCAGAAAGTCGAAAGTCGAGGCGATAAGCAACGGTCCCATACCCGAAGGCGCGAAGGGATGCATGCTGGGGATCTTTCAGCGTTTAGCATCATCCCTCAGAAAACACATGGCCTTTGACCTCTTCTGCAGTAACCCGCGCTTCCGTGTTTTTTCACTGGGCATCACTTGGATGATGCTGGGGTTCGTGGTGCCGCTTATTTACCTGGTCCCGTACGCAACCGCTCACAAAATGGATCCAAGCCGAGCAGCCCTGCTGCTCTCCATCCTGGGCTTTGTCAACATCTTTGTGCGTCCTCCTGTCGGACTGCTCTTCAGCCTGTCCTGGTTTAAAGGTCGACACATCTACGTCTTCTCAGCCGCGCTCCTCTTAAATGGACTCAGTAATAGTATCTGCTGCATTTCGGCCAGTTTCTCAGTGCTGTTGATGTATGTGCTGACGTACGGGCTGTCCATGAGCGTGGTAGGCTCACTGATGTTCACCGTCCTGATGGACACGGTGGAGATGAGTCGATTCCCATCTGCGCCCGGCCTGTTGTCTATCATGGAAAGCGTTACGCTGTTAATTGGACCTCCTCTCGCAG GAATCCTCGTGGACCGGACTGACCAGTACACCTATGTGTTTGTGGCCTGCAGCATCACAGTGGCCTTATCAGCCGTATTCCTTATGGTTTCCTTTTACTGGCTGGACTCCCGTGACGCAGCCCAGAAGAACGGCACACCAGCGTCTGGATCTCCAGCTAAGCCTGCAGTCAGTTTGACCAAGGACTGCCAGTACAGCAGCGTGCCTACAGATGGGGACAAGACCAATAACCCGTCATCAGAAGCAGAAAAAATCACAGATGCCTGA